A genomic segment from Limosilactobacillus sp. encodes:
- a CDS encoding folate family ECF transporter S component, producing the protein MSILSFSSPRFTTRQMTLAAMLIALQVVLGKLSVGDPAVLKVGLGFIATALIGYFLGPWTGGMAMVINDLISNTILSSGTLFFPGFTFSAFVSGVLAGMFLYNQKISWQRVLIYEFFQILITNVLFTTLWLYLMSLSSSSTAQGFWALLTIRLPKEIITWPIEALVVLVILRQVAKLNLAIRK; encoded by the coding sequence ATGTCAATTCTATCTTTTTCTAGTCCCCGCTTCACGACCCGCCAGATGACCCTGGCGGCGATGCTAATCGCACTGCAAGTGGTTCTTGGCAAGCTATCGGTCGGCGATCCGGCCGTCCTCAAGGTGGGCCTCGGCTTTATCGCCACCGCCCTGATCGGCTACTTCTTAGGGCCCTGGACCGGGGGAATGGCGATGGTAATCAACGATTTGATCTCCAACACCATTCTGAGCTCCGGTACCCTCTTTTTCCCGGGCTTCACCTTCTCAGCCTTCGTTTCCGGAGTGCTCGCGGGGATGTTCCTCTACAACCAAAAAATCAGCTGGCAGCGGGTCCTGATCTACGAATTCTTCCAAATTCTGATCACCAACGTCCTCTTCACGACGCTCTGGCTTTACCTGATGAGTCTGAGTTCATCCAGCACCGCCCAGGGATTCTGGGCCCTGCTGACGATCCGGCTGCCTAAGGAGATCATCACCTGGCCGATCGAGGCATTGGTGGTTCTGGTTATTTTGCGCCAGGTTGCCAAGCTCAACCTCGCTATCCGCAAATAA
- the asnA gene encoding aspartate--ammonia ligase encodes MSLIIPKDYDPKLSIRDTEAAIRFIRENFQDELGHELHLQRMSAPMFVEKGTGLNDNLNGVETPVSFSMQSIPGQTIEVVHSLAKWKRMALKKYGFGMHEGLYTNMNAIRKDEDVDNFHSIYVDQWDWEKIIAKEERTETTLKATVRQIFKVIKKIERELWELYPDAVYQLPEDIHFITTQELEDRWPDLTPMEREDKIAKEMGAVFVMKIGDKLQRSGKPHDGRAPDYDDWQLNGDIIFWYEPLQCKLEISSMGIRVSPESMRDQLKKAGAEDRAKLPFHKMLLNGELPYTIGGGIGQSRLCMLLLGKAHVGEVQASVWPEDMLEKCKQAHIQIL; translated from the coding sequence ATGAGTTTAATTATTCCAAAGGACTACGATCCAAAGCTGTCAATCAGAGACACTGAAGCCGCTATTCGCTTCATCCGTGAAAACTTCCAGGACGAACTGGGCCACGAGCTGCACCTGCAGCGGATGTCCGCCCCAATGTTCGTCGAAAAGGGAACCGGGCTCAACGATAACCTGAACGGGGTTGAAACGCCAGTCTCCTTCTCCATGCAATCCATCCCGGGTCAGACGATTGAAGTCGTTCACTCCCTGGCCAAGTGGAAGCGAATGGCCCTCAAAAAGTACGGCTTTGGCATGCACGAAGGCCTCTACACCAACATGAACGCCATTCGTAAGGACGAAGACGTCGACAACTTCCACTCGATCTACGTTGACCAGTGGGACTGGGAAAAGATCATCGCCAAGGAAGAACGGACGGAAACGACCCTGAAGGCCACCGTTCGCCAAATCTTCAAGGTCATCAAGAAGATCGAACGCGAACTCTGGGAACTCTACCCGGACGCCGTTTACCAATTGCCGGAGGACATTCACTTCATCACGACCCAAGAGCTGGAAGACCGCTGGCCAGACCTGACGCCAATGGAACGGGAAGACAAGATCGCCAAGGAAATGGGCGCTGTCTTCGTAATGAAGATTGGGGACAAGCTCCAGCGTTCCGGCAAGCCGCACGACGGCCGGGCACCCGACTACGATGACTGGCAACTGAACGGGGACATCATTTTCTGGTACGAACCGCTCCAGTGCAAGCTCGAAATCTCCAGCATGGGGATCCGGGTCAGTCCAGAATCAATGCGTGACCAACTGAAGAAGGCCGGCGCCGAAGATCGGGCCAAGCTGCCATTCCACAAAATGTTGCTCAACGGCGAATTACCATATACAATTGGTGGAGGAATTGGTCAGTCCCGGCTCTGCATGCTCCTGCTTGGCAAGGCCCACGTGGGTGAAGTGCAAGCCAGCGTTTGGCCAGAAGACATGCTTGAAAAGTGCAAGCAGGCTCACATTCAAATTCTGTAA
- the asnS gene encoding asparagine--tRNA ligase — protein sequence METIKISESPKHVGETVKIGVWLTDKRSSGKIAFLQLRDGTGFFQGIIRKNDVDEKIFDLAKHDLHQETSFYVTGEIAEDKRSKFGYEIHIQDIEVVGESDEYPIGNKDHGIDFLLDHRHLWLRSRKPWALMRIRSRVKLATMEFFDKHGFTQFDAPILTSSAPEGTTELFNVKYFDTNAYLSQSGQLYGEAGAMALGRIYTMGPTFRAEKSKTRRHMTEFWMIEPEMAWCHEEESEEIQEQYIAYLIQDLIDHCATELEMVGRSVESLKPFTELPYPRVTYKEAIEMLQKAGMDVKYGDDFGSPEETFLADQFNKPVFIKNYPRAIKAFYMPTDPTDDRQVICADLLAPEGYGEIIGGSERSYDYEYITSKLEENGLSKEDYGWYDDLRKYGSVPHSGFGMGLERFLAWVTLQDHIRENIPFPRMINRLRP from the coding sequence GTGGAAACAATTAAGATTAGTGAATCACCAAAACACGTTGGCGAAACCGTTAAGATCGGCGTTTGGCTGACGGACAAGCGGTCCAGTGGTAAGATCGCCTTCCTGCAGCTGCGGGACGGCACCGGTTTCTTCCAGGGAATTATCCGCAAGAACGACGTCGACGAAAAGATTTTCGACCTGGCTAAGCACGACCTGCACCAGGAAACCAGCTTCTACGTTACTGGTGAAATCGCCGAAGACAAGCGGTCCAAGTTTGGCTACGAAATCCACATCCAGGACATCGAGGTTGTGGGTGAAAGCGACGAATACCCGATTGGTAACAAGGACCACGGGATCGACTTCCTGCTCGACCACCGTCACCTCTGGTTGCGGAGCCGCAAGCCGTGGGCACTGATGCGGATCCGCAGTCGGGTTAAGCTGGCCACAATGGAATTCTTCGACAAGCACGGCTTTACCCAGTTCGACGCGCCAATTCTGACCTCATCCGCTCCTGAAGGGACGACGGAGCTGTTCAACGTCAAGTACTTCGACACCAACGCCTACCTGTCACAATCCGGCCAGCTGTACGGTGAAGCCGGTGCGATGGCCCTGGGACGGATCTACACGATGGGCCCAACCTTCCGGGCAGAAAAGTCCAAGACCCGTCGGCATATGACGGAATTCTGGATGATCGAACCAGAAATGGCTTGGTGCCACGAAGAAGAGAGCGAAGAGATTCAGGAACAATACATCGCCTACCTGATTCAGGATCTGATTGACCACTGCGCAACCGAGCTGGAAATGGTTGGCCGGTCCGTGGAAAGCCTGAAGCCATTCACTGAGCTGCCATACCCACGGGTAACCTACAAGGAAGCCATCGAAATGCTGCAAAAGGCTGGCATGGACGTCAAGTACGGCGACGACTTTGGTTCACCGGAAGAAACCTTCCTGGCCGACCAATTCAATAAGCCAGTCTTCATCAAGAACTACCCACGGGCCATCAAGGCCTTCTACATGCCAACCGACCCAACGGATGATCGCCAGGTAATCTGTGCCGACCTGCTGGCACCGGAAGGCTACGGTGAAATCATCGGTGGTTCCGAGCGTTCCTACGACTACGAATACATCACCAGCAAGCTGGAAGAAAACGGCCTGTCCAAGGAGGACTATGGCTGGTACGACGACCTGCGCAAGTACGGTTCCGTGCCGCACTCCGGCTTCGGGATGGGGCTGGAACGGTTCCTCGCCTGGGTCACCCTGCAGGATCACATCCGGGAAAACATTCCGTTCCCACGGATGATCAACCGCCTGCGCCCATAA
- a CDS encoding Fic family protein → MRYLPLSKYKYAVQNGDDPWVNVENEYQSRLNSYAVQKTALFPLLTYRNESQTSKYPIFFLPLPEILELADQFRLNSKRIEDLAMQLPGLAINQFLNSLLVSEIFYTNDIEGVKTSKIEIGTVIQENSLKVNGKETTSKRRLGSTIKLYQQTQLGKPIQIQTLADFRKIYDRLLKGELTKNRLPNGELFRDRLPNGESLTISSSTGVVVHRPPADEEKIQQALSTLIEFMNDDTTPALYKALITHFFFENTHPFLDGNGRMGRYLLSSYISTKYDRFTGFSVATAIHAHVQKYYKDFVEADHAENRADLTLFIQSLLAILISQQQENITNLSRAKAELDAAKDTINRWTEENKESFPNKTDLKLVKQTLFYLAQSKLFSYQPALGIKDNEIIESNKRNGFPMAKTRRTLDLLTDCGAIQLISKKPKQHEITII, encoded by the coding sequence ATGAGATATTTGCCGCTTTCAAAATACAAATATGCTGTGCAAAATGGCGACGACCCGTGGGTAAATGTAGAAAATGAGTATCAATCCCGGCTCAACAGCTATGCAGTTCAGAAAACCGCCCTTTTCCCTCTTCTCACCTACCGCAATGAAAGTCAAACCAGTAAGTATCCCATTTTCTTTCTTCCACTCCCAGAGATACTGGAACTGGCTGATCAATTCCGCCTCAATTCCAAACGAATCGAGGATCTTGCAATGCAGCTTCCTGGCCTTGCGATTAACCAGTTTCTCAATTCACTCCTTGTTTCGGAAATTTTTTACACCAACGATATTGAAGGAGTAAAAACGAGCAAAATTGAAATTGGAACAGTAATTCAAGAAAACAGCTTAAAAGTCAACGGTAAAGAAACGACGTCCAAACGACGGCTCGGTTCAACAATTAAACTTTATCAACAAACTCAACTGGGCAAGCCAATTCAGATTCAAACGCTGGCAGATTTTCGTAAAATTTACGATCGACTGTTAAAGGGGGAGCTGACTAAAAATCGTCTCCCAAACGGTGAACTTTTCCGCGATCGTCTTCCAAATGGCGAGTCTTTGACGATCAGTTCTTCAACCGGGGTTGTTGTCCACCGGCCACCAGCAGATGAGGAAAAAATTCAGCAGGCGTTGAGCACATTAATTGAATTCATGAATGATGACACAACTCCGGCGCTGTATAAGGCCTTAATTACCCACTTTTTCTTTGAAAACACCCACCCATTTCTGGACGGCAATGGTCGAATGGGGCGCTACTTACTCTCTTCCTATATCTCAACCAAATATGATCGCTTCACCGGCTTCTCAGTGGCCACGGCCATTCACGCTCACGTTCAGAAGTATTACAAGGATTTCGTCGAGGCAGATCACGCCGAAAACCGCGCCGATTTAACGCTCTTCATTCAATCATTACTGGCGATTTTAATTAGTCAGCAGCAAGAAAACATTACAAATTTAAGTCGAGCCAAAGCTGAACTAGACGCAGCCAAGGACACGATTAACAGGTGGACCGAAGAAAACAAGGAGTCTTTCCCTAATAAAACAGATCTCAAGTTAGTTAAACAAACTCTTTTCTACCTTGCCCAGTCAAAGCTATTTTCTTATCAACCAGCCTTGGGAATTAAGGACAACGAAATTATTGAAAGCAATAAGAGAAATGGCTTCCCCATGGCTAAAACCCGCCGGACATTGGACCTGCTTACGGACTGCGGAGCAATTCAGCTAATCTCGAAGAAACCCAAACAACACGAAATCACAATCATTTAA
- a CDS encoding dihydrofolate reductase family protein yields the protein MNKPYIICHMMMSIDGRIDCGMTAQLKGNSTYYSTLSAIDAPTRISGRVTAQTELSGGQHFASASATPLGKEAFGKNASAASYNIVMDTKGTLLWGNDGGASQPHLIITSEQATKEYLHDLDSKGISWIATGKEHIDLARAMEILAEQFGVDRLAIVGGGKINGGFLDAGLIDEISIVIGPGADGRVNQPSLFDGRPAGRRPIDLKLKDVQSFDDGAVWLRYLTK from the coding sequence ATGAATAAACCATACATTATTTGTCACATGATGATGTCAATCGACGGCCGGATCGATTGCGGCATGACCGCCCAGCTGAAAGGCAACAGCACCTACTACTCAACCCTGAGCGCTATCGACGCCCCAACCCGGATCAGCGGCCGGGTTACCGCCCAGACCGAACTGTCCGGCGGCCAGCACTTCGCCAGCGCTTCTGCAACCCCGCTGGGCAAGGAAGCCTTCGGGAAAAATGCCAGCGCGGCCAGCTACAATATTGTGATGGACACCAAAGGCACCCTGCTATGGGGCAATGACGGCGGGGCTTCACAACCGCACCTGATCATTACCAGCGAACAGGCTACCAAGGAATACCTGCACGACCTCGACAGCAAGGGAATTTCCTGGATTGCAACCGGCAAAGAGCACATCGACCTGGCACGGGCCATGGAAATTCTAGCCGAGCAATTCGGTGTTGACCGCCTGGCAATCGTCGGCGGTGGCAAGATCAACGGCGGCTTCCTTGACGCCGGCCTGATTGACGAAATTAGCATTGTCATCGGTCCCGGTGCTGATGGCCGGGTCAACCAGCCAAGCCTCTTTGACGGGCGGCCAGCTGGACGGCGGCCAATCGATCTCAAACTCAAAGATGTTCAGTCGTTTGACGACGGCGCGGTTTGGCTCCGCTACCTGACAAAGTAA
- a CDS encoding Rpn family recombination-promoting nuclease/putative transposase — MNNEISIQDDFVFGSVMSNKKLCQQLIQLILPELKIERIEFPTVQKTIQETQFSHGVRFDVYTKDQDGVVYEIDMQIRHTRGLPQRVRYYQGRIDSEMLKHGQKYATLNRSFVIFIWPFDPFGLGLHRYDFLSYCKQEKSLELGDGRTAIFLNTKGTKDDVSKDLRNFLDYVDNKDVVNDEYVDELKDYIQNLSKNTEWRNDYMDNKTHMMFHDEDVREEGKMEAIRGTISLLREAGLPEDQLKSKVQQHFDLTNQQMQKLFK, encoded by the coding sequence ATGAACAACGAAATTAGCATTCAGGATGATTTTGTCTTCGGCAGCGTGATGAGCAATAAGAAGCTCTGTCAGCAGTTGATCCAGCTGATCCTGCCGGAACTAAAAATCGAGCGGATTGAGTTCCCGACGGTTCAGAAGACGATTCAGGAAACTCAATTCAGCCACGGTGTCCGCTTCGACGTTTACACCAAGGACCAGGACGGCGTCGTCTACGAGATCGACATGCAGATCCGCCACACGCGCGGCCTGCCGCAGCGGGTGCGCTATTATCAGGGCCGGATCGATAGTGAGATGTTAAAGCACGGGCAAAAGTACGCAACGCTGAACAGGTCCTTTGTGATCTTTATCTGGCCCTTCGATCCCTTTGGCCTGGGACTGCATCGGTATGACTTTTTAAGTTACTGTAAGCAGGAGAAGTCACTGGAATTGGGCGACGGTCGCACAGCAATTTTTCTGAATACTAAGGGCACCAAAGATGATGTCAGTAAAGACTTGCGCAACTTCCTTGATTACGTGGATAATAAGGATGTAGTAAATGACGAGTACGTCGATGAATTGAAGGATTACATCCAGAATCTAAGCAAAAACACGGAATGGAGGAATGATTACATGGATAACAAGACTCACATGATGTTCCACGACGAAGATGTCCGTGAAGAAGGGAAAATGGAGGCAATTCGTGGCACGATTTCTCTACTGCGTGAAGCAGGCCTGCCGGAAGATCAGTTAAAGTCTAAGGTTCAACAGCACTTTGACCTAACCAACCAACAAATGCAAAAACTATTCAAGTAA
- a CDS encoding chloride channel protein, with translation MDKHLRLNLGGYALAWSLVIGMLTAGYLNLVNWLIDRVWLDGRHLFDLPSHWYPFLICIPAGLLIGYLNKRLGDYPLTIAGVLTQVRMKGAVDYHQWWKSMLLGLLVLSAGGSIGPEASTTVIIGGMVNWLGDRMRWAYYLDQTRDDEHRPSIWRDKMRREELAQAPRFGTLFKDRRQKRLVITLLILVGVVGSAIIFKLFPEEGVFGIHHRTINWQWLDLLTALPALAVGIAFGWLFVQLGKWTSHIEHARLDKVWQGGLFGLLLAASTLISQDALFSGEFRIVPFSREALGMTAGYLLLVAVLKAVVTNLGFALCWRGGTIFPAIFASLAIGVACALVLPGTVAVNAAVVLTASLTCILGRPLLTVILLALLVPIELLPVLLVAAYATDWLMKKTKLMQK, from the coding sequence ATGGATAAACATTTGCGACTAAACTTAGGCGGCTACGCGCTGGCTTGGAGCCTAGTGATCGGGATGCTGACGGCGGGCTACCTGAACCTGGTGAACTGGCTGATCGACCGGGTCTGGCTCGACGGGCGGCACCTGTTTGACCTGCCCAGCCACTGGTACCCGTTTTTGATCTGCATCCCCGCGGGTCTTTTGATTGGCTACCTGAACAAGCGCCTGGGCGACTACCCGCTGACAATCGCGGGGGTTCTGACCCAGGTAAGGATGAAGGGCGCGGTCGACTATCACCAGTGGTGGAAGTCGATGCTGCTGGGGCTCCTGGTCTTGAGCGCCGGGGGCAGCATTGGTCCCGAGGCCTCGACGACGGTGATCATCGGCGGGATGGTGAACTGGCTCGGCGACCGGATGCGCTGGGCCTACTATCTGGACCAAACAAGGGATGATGAGCACCGACCTAGTATCTGGCGCGACAAAATGAGGCGAGAAGAGCTGGCCCAGGCGCCGCGCTTTGGCACGCTGTTTAAGGATCGGCGTCAGAAACGACTGGTAATCACTTTGCTGATCTTGGTCGGCGTTGTCGGGTCGGCAATCATTTTCAAGCTTTTTCCCGAGGAAGGGGTCTTCGGCATCCATCACCGCACCATCAATTGGCAGTGGCTGGACCTGCTGACGGCGCTTCCGGCACTGGCGGTCGGGATCGCCTTTGGCTGGCTCTTTGTCCAGCTTGGCAAGTGGACCAGCCACATCGAGCATGCCCGTCTGGACAAGGTTTGGCAGGGGGGCCTCTTTGGGTTGTTGCTGGCGGCCAGCACTTTGATCAGTCAGGACGCGCTCTTCTCCGGTGAGTTTCGGATCGTGCCCTTTAGCCGGGAGGCGCTGGGGATGACGGCCGGTTACCTCCTACTGGTGGCCGTGCTGAAGGCGGTCGTCACCAACCTCGGTTTTGCGCTCTGCTGGCGCGGGGGGACAATCTTCCCGGCAATTTTTGCCAGCCTGGCGATCGGAGTGGCCTGTGCGCTTGTGCTGCCGGGGACGGTGGCGGTCAATGCGGCGGTCGTGCTGACGGCCAGCCTGACCTGCATCCTGGGTCGCCCGCTGCTGACGGTGATCCTCCTGGCCCTCTTGGTACCGATTGAACTGCTGCCGGTGCTGCTGGTGGCGGCTTACGCGACCGACTGGCTGATGAAGAAAACTAAACTGATGCAAAAATAA
- a CDS encoding MerR family transcriptional regulator has product MHEITEKLGMTVYTVRHYTDSGLVPDVKRDKNGNRIFDDEVLNWLKAAQFLRGCGLTVREVRHYFDLCLEGPATVKERYQILQEAQKHNAQELAALKQRQEIVTDRINHYQKILAGKTADDSNPQDWDPKRFC; this is encoded by the coding sequence ATGCATGAGATAACCGAAAAGCTGGGGATGACGGTTTACACGGTCCGTCACTACACCGACAGCGGCCTGGTGCCGGACGTCAAACGGGACAAAAACGGCAACCGAATTTTTGACGACGAGGTCCTCAACTGGCTCAAGGCGGCCCAATTCCTACGGGGCTGCGGGCTGACGGTCAGGGAGGTTCGCCACTACTTCGACCTTTGCCTGGAGGGCCCGGCCACGGTAAAGGAGCGCTACCAGATCCTTCAGGAGGCGCAAAAGCACAATGCTCAGGAGCTGGCCGCATTGAAGCAGCGCCAGGAAATTGTCACCGACCGGATCAATCACTACCAGAAGATCCTGGCGGGGAAAACGGCCGACGATTCCAACCCCCAGGACTGGGATCCGAAGCGTTTTTGCTAA
- a CDS encoding zinc-dependent alcohol dehydrogenase family protein — MSKMLRVHQFGSVAGVQLDDIEVRQPGADEARIKVAAAGISGDQLNFIKGRFLPGQPVPETPASLGYEAAGVVTAVGPNVDSNWVGKRVAPIGPYDFLKYGSFGEEIIVPADRLAEIPDQLPFDQAAALWVPYLTAYPIAVTNPQLTHGYVLITAATSTVGHAAIQIAQARGLEVIGTTRSAAKAKLLKEETGIENVIVSGQDDFVKSIQQMTNGHGIDIAFDPIFGQTITELADAMAMGGHIIEYGVIAGMEAPMPVPQLLGKGLTIKGYSVSEVVDHSEIRQTASQYVLDHITAGDFTPLIAKEFPLADFKAAFDQLAKNDLLGRVILTMDK, encoded by the coding sequence ATGTCAAAGATGTTACGTGTTCACCAATTCGGTAGTGTTGCTGGGGTCCAGCTGGACGATATCGAAGTGCGCCAGCCGGGTGCCGACGAAGCCCGCATCAAGGTTGCAGCCGCCGGAATCAGCGGCGACCAGCTCAACTTCATCAAGGGCCGCTTCCTGCCCGGCCAACCCGTGCCAGAAACGCCAGCCAGTCTCGGTTACGAGGCCGCGGGTGTCGTGACCGCCGTCGGCCCAAACGTTGATTCCAACTGGGTCGGCAAACGAGTTGCCCCGATCGGTCCTTACGACTTCCTGAAGTACGGCAGTTTTGGCGAAGAAATCATCGTGCCAGCGGATCGCCTGGCCGAAATTCCCGACCAGCTTCCGTTCGACCAGGCCGCGGCGCTCTGGGTGCCATACCTGACCGCCTACCCAATTGCCGTCACCAATCCTCAATTAACCCACGGCTACGTCCTGATCACCGCGGCCACCTCCACCGTTGGCCACGCCGCCATCCAGATCGCCCAGGCACGGGGCCTGGAGGTGATTGGCACGACCCGGTCCGCGGCCAAGGCCAAGTTGCTGAAGGAAGAAACCGGAATTGAAAATGTCATCGTCAGCGGCCAGGATGACTTTGTCAAGTCGATCCAGCAGATGACGAATGGTCACGGTATCGACATCGCCTTTGACCCAATCTTCGGCCAAACCATCACCGAACTCGCCGACGCCATGGCAATGGGCGGACACATCATCGAATACGGCGTGATCGCCGGGATGGAGGCCCCAATGCCCGTTCCGCAATTGCTCGGCAAGGGCCTGACGATCAAGGGCTACTCCGTCAGTGAGGTGGTTGACCATTCAGAGATTCGCCAAACTGCCAGCCAATACGTCCTCGACCACATCACGGCCGGTGACTTTACCCCATTGATCGCTAAGGAGTTCCCACTGGCCGACTTCAAGGCCGCCTTTGATCAACTGGCAAAGAATGACCTGCTGGGCCGGGTCATTCTGACGATGGACAAGTAA
- a CDS encoding iron-containing alcohol dehydrogenase: MKFTIQPAPQLMYDAPLDQWLGALTNFGTKRPLIILGNQFFKSAGFLDKLTTTLQASQIIPTVFDDFRRADVETAKRARDLAIDQGADAIITIGGGTAHDLGKTVALLTANPNAKLMPILQGQQSVAGWSYLPVFTIPTMPGSGSEANGSAQLNGTDGLPYGLEGIYPALTYLQPEYLGTLPNVSLIQGSLTILSQLTLMDLTADSNRLIEGTLDQYLTTLVETLQSVVDHQRASHDELGTILQLSSLAIGSHIQYGKTMDWGILLLTMQVMNRWQVSYSQAISLLLPGWVAVVGTATPAFDHYCQTMGIDPTNVVTGLQDVYRRLKMPTRLSEVGQTPAQPLTAWAEEMATSALQGVMSAEQIQKILNLTE, encoded by the coding sequence ATGAAGTTCACGATTCAACCAGCACCCCAATTAATGTACGATGCCCCCCTCGACCAGTGGCTGGGCGCACTGACCAATTTTGGAACCAAGCGGCCGCTGATTATCTTGGGCAACCAGTTCTTCAAGAGCGCTGGCTTCCTCGACAAATTGACCACCACCCTGCAGGCTAGCCAAATCATCCCGACCGTTTTCGACGACTTCCGGCGGGCCGATGTTGAAACAGCCAAGCGGGCCCGGGACCTGGCGATTGACCAGGGCGCTGATGCGATCATCACGATCGGTGGTGGGACGGCCCACGACCTCGGCAAGACCGTCGCCCTCCTGACCGCCAATCCCAACGCCAAGCTGATGCCCATTCTCCAGGGCCAGCAGTCGGTCGCCGGCTGGTCCTACCTCCCCGTTTTCACCATCCCGACCATGCCTGGCTCCGGCTCCGAAGCCAACGGTTCCGCCCAATTGAACGGGACCGATGGGCTGCCATACGGACTCGAAGGAATTTACCCAGCGCTGACCTATCTCCAGCCGGAGTACCTGGGCACGCTGCCGAACGTCTCCCTTATCCAAGGATCGCTCACCATCCTATCCCAGCTGACCTTAATGGACCTCACCGCCGACAGCAACCGCCTGATCGAAGGCACCCTCGATCAGTATCTGACCACCCTGGTGGAAACGCTGCAGTCCGTCGTTGACCACCAGCGAGCCAGCCATGACGAACTGGGGACCATCCTCCAGCTCAGCAGTCTCGCCATTGGTTCCCACATCCAGTACGGCAAGACGATGGACTGGGGAATTTTACTGTTGACGATGCAGGTCATGAACCGCTGGCAGGTTTCCTATTCCCAAGCCATCAGCCTTCTTTTGCCGGGCTGGGTTGCCGTCGTCGGAACTGCGACGCCCGCCTTTGATCACTACTGTCAGACGATGGGAATTGACCCCACGAACGTCGTCACGGGACTCCAGGACGTTTACCGCCGTCTGAAGATGCCAACCCGGCTCAGCGAAGTCGGCCAGACGCCCGCCCAGCCACTCACTGCCTGGGCTGAAGAAATGGCGACTTCCGCTCTTCAGGGGGTGATGAGTGCCGAACAAATCCAAAAGATCCTCAACCTAACTGAATAA
- a CDS encoding ATP-binding protein, giving the protein MARKTGAKTVSAFANYGTGEVKFGVKDDGTIVGVKNPVDFCLDVENKINDSIKPNPDYNLKIDEQTNVVTLTVNQGDHPPYLYKSKAYKRNDSASIEVDRAELSQLILIGENKTYDGLTATNQDLSFNVLEDALKEKLGIRRLTSDVLITLNLKQKDGYTNAGELLADKNHYRGIDIIRFGENISIMLDRASYENESILKEYDQALQKYRQYYQHEEIQGATRNVVSLIPEEAFREAIANALVHRIWSVNSQIKVSMFDDRIEVTSPGGLPQGLSKNEYLAGQISILRNPIIANVFFRLGLIEQFGTGIRRIKDSYQKSLVQPQFAIFENSIKIVLPVLKFVADDLTADENRIYQSIHEGASTTTKISQATGFGRTKALRLLKQLSQRGYVEKIGEGRATRYILSK; this is encoded by the coding sequence ATCGCGCGCAAAACGGGCGCAAAAACGGTCAGTGCTTTTGCAAATTATGGAACTGGTGAGGTCAAATTCGGAGTAAAGGATGATGGAACAATTGTTGGCGTGAAGAATCCGGTTGACTTTTGTCTAGACGTCGAAAATAAGATCAATGATTCGATCAAACCGAATCCAGACTATAATTTGAAAATTGATGAGCAGACAAACGTGGTTACCTTAACGGTCAATCAAGGAGATCATCCCCCGTACTTGTATAAATCAAAGGCCTATAAGAGAAATGATAGTGCATCGATCGAAGTTGACAGAGCAGAATTATCCCAGTTAATTCTGATTGGTGAAAATAAAACATACGACGGCTTAACGGCGACAAATCAAGATCTCTCATTTAATGTTCTAGAAGATGCCCTGAAAGAAAAATTGGGGATTAGAAGATTAACATCCGACGTATTGATTACTCTTAATTTGAAGCAAAAAGATGGCTACACTAATGCCGGTGAGCTTCTCGCCGATAAAAACCACTACCGCGGAATCGACATTATTCGTTTTGGCGAGAACATTAGCATTATGCTCGATCGGGCGAGTTATGAAAATGAATCGATCCTTAAAGAATATGACCAAGCTCTCCAAAAATATCGCCAATACTATCAACACGAAGAAATTCAGGGTGCGACTCGTAATGTTGTCAGTCTGATTCCTGAAGAAGCTTTTCGTGAAGCTATCGCGAACGCATTAGTTCATCGGATTTGGAGTGTTAATTCGCAAATTAAAGTGTCCATGTTTGATGACCGAATCGAAGTAACCTCACCAGGTGGACTGCCACAAGGGCTAAGCAAGAATGAATACTTGGCGGGACAGATTTCCATTTTGCGAAATCCAATTATTGCCAACGTCTTCTTTAGGCTAGGGCTAATTGAACAATTCGGCACCGGAATAAGAAGAATCAAAGACTCATATCAAAAGAGCTTAGTTCAGCCGCAATTTGCAATTTTTGAAAATTCAATCAAAATCGTTTTGCCGGTTTTGAAATTCGTTGCTGACGACCTGACTGCTGACGAAAATCGGATTTACCAGTCAATTCACGAAGGGGCAAGTACCACGACGAAAATTAGTCAGGCAACTGGCTTTGGGAGAACTAAGGCTTTGAGGCTTTTGAAGCAGCTCAGCCAGCGAGGCTATGTTGAAAAAATAGGTGAGGGCAGAGCGACAAGATACATTTTAAGCAAATAA